From a region of the Alnus glutinosa chromosome 1, dhAlnGlut1.1, whole genome shotgun sequence genome:
- the LOC133868011 gene encoding uncharacterized protein LOC133868011 — MRDEWARVNRQIKQAMWNALMEEFYLPVSVDMRRAQQEAWNDIGRKHRSWKSRFKTQLRIGDGDTPESIRARMPEIFFEEYDAENVEFLLRDWCREHKIATSERMKRLRERNDLPHCAGSKSYARFNHEETCTSGTPPTRAASFVKTHTRKDGTFMNDRTRVLCERMTQSLASDPAATQSVSADTVRWAPNDANEQAIGRPEYAGRVRQVGPNVTPVRGTCFSYRPRSQGGPSQGTSRDWAEQSRKMEAMQAELHAERARNDRLEQRVQQFDGIEQRLRQMEVFMSSMGVPAPCVGNQSSPAHVGSTSSVGSASAGNSTTVGTLSPVGRQLSQHSTVATPSPATPFIAQQSPVGENMPGTVPRDSQRRPSDL; from the exons atgcgggacgaatgggcgagggtaaataggcagattaagcaggcaatgtggaacgcgctgatg gaggagttctatctacctgtatcagtagacatgcgcagggcacaacaagaggcgtggaatgatattggacgtaagcaccgctcgtggaagtcgaggttcaaaacccaactacgaattggagacggtgacacgcccgagagtatccgtgcgagaatgccggaaattttttttgaggAGTATGATGCAGAAAATGTAgaattcctgctgagagattggtgcagagagcataaaatc gcaacctctgaacggatgaagaggttgcgggagcggaatgacctaccccattgtgcgggatctaaaagttatgccagatttaatcacgaggag acatgtacatctggcacgccccccactcgcgccgcgtcgttcgtgaagacccacacaaggaaggacggcactttcatgaacgaccgtacacgggtcttatgc gagaggatgacgcagagtttagccagtgatccagccgccacgcaaagcgtctccgcagacacggtgcgttgggcaccgaacgacgctaacgaacaggcgattgggaggcctgagtatgcagggagggttcggcaggttgggccgaacgtcacacctgttcgagggacatgtttctcatataggcctcggtcacaggggggaccatctcaggggacatctcgggattgggccgaacagtctcggaagatggaagcgatgcaagcggagctacatgctgaacgagcgaggaatgaccggttggagcagcgcgtgcaacagttcgacggcatagagcagcgcttgcgacagatggaggtcttcatgtcctccatgggagtaccagcaccatgtgttggtaatcagtcttctcctgcacacgtaggtagtacgtcgtccgttggtagtgcatctgcag gtaattcgacaacggttggtacgttgtcgcctgttggacgacagctgagccagcactccactgtcgctacaccttcgcccgctacaccattcattgcgcagcaatcgccggtgggCGAGAACatgcctgggacggtacctcgtgattcgcagagacgcccttcagatttgtag
- the LOC133868091 gene encoding uncharacterized protein LOC133868091, whose amino-acid sequence MDLGIVYKSRINFRTSCKFRHVGCKWLLIIAETPKCAEPGKVIYIFFHGWYGCESLAYDFRKSLPQFLSKCGDRCRYIVLPGDEVPNWFSHKRNGSNSISFQIPSLPKAQIKGLFVCAVWAPDEEIVERFLFYSLLFININNNRSLDINPHGVPLRFVDDQYSCGHLSCMVYIPNPFAEDEIASGMEKTISWVSDLDLGEAAVNKCGIHLVVDEANAIIDSEYSKDMGPVWCTPTPLSPATGFSPVELERSTIVSLCRSFHTTGEDQVPFPRNRILSS is encoded by the exons ATGGATCTTGGGATCG TGTACAAGTCTCGAATCAATTTCAGAACTTCCTGCAAGTTTAGGCATGTTGGATGCAAATGGCTGCTCATAATTGCAGAGACTCCCAAATGTGCCGAACCGGGAAAGGTTATATACATCTTTTTTCATGGATGGTACGGTTGTGAGAGTCTAGCATATGATTTCAGGAAGAGTCTTCCCCAG TTCTTGTCCAAGTGTGGTGACCGGTGTCGTTACATTGTGCTCCCTGGTGATGAGGTTCCAAATTGGTTCAGCCATAAGAGAAATGGATCGAATTCGATATCCTTTCAAATACCTTCACTTCCAAAGGCTCAAATCAAGGGGTTGTTTGTTTGTGCTGTTTGGGCACCCGACGAAGAAATAGTGGAGAGATTCTTGTTCTACTCGCTGCTCTTTATTAACATTAACAACAACCGCTCTTTGGATATAAACCCCCATGGGGTTCCTTTAAGGTTTGTTGACGATCAATATTCCTGCGGCCATCTTTCCTGCATGGTGTATATACCCAATCCATTTGCTGAAGATGAAATAGCAAGTGGAATGGAAAAGACGATATCCTGGGTATCGGATCTCGATCTCGGTGAAGCAGCAGTGAACAAGTGTGGAATTCATCTAGTCGTAGATGAGGCAAATGCAATAATCGATTCAGAATATTCAAAGGATATGGGCCCTGTTTGGTGTACCCCCACCCCCCTTTCCCCCGCAACAGGATTCTCTCCGgttgaactggagaggagcaCGATAGTAAGCCTATGTCGGTCCTTTCACACAACCGGAGAGGATCAAGTCCCTTTCCCCCgcaataggatcctctccagttga